A genome region from Sphingomonas sp. BGYR3 includes the following:
- the dapE gene encoding succinyl-diaminopimelate desuccinylase, with the protein MLPDPIELTKALIAAPSITPATGTVFDVLEAALLPLGFAVERFVSGHAPDGPVENLLAVRGTGGRHFAFAGHLDVVPPGQGWASDPFEPQVRGDLLHGRGAVDMKGAIAAFVAAAGQVPADAGTVSLIITGDEEGPAVFGTRALIDRMGERSLAPDAILVGEPTSVARLGDMVKIGRRGSVNIWIDVPGRQGHVAYPHLADNPIPRLIAALSAIDAIALDAGTDWFQPSNIEVTDITVGNPATNVIPAAASARLSIRFNDLHTGDGLGERIRSVVHAHAPEAIVRPVVSGEAFLTPPGALSTLVADVIERHQGIRPELSTTGGTSDARFLSRIAPTIEFGLLNATMHKLDEAVALQDLTALTAIYADITREALAAAS; encoded by the coding sequence ATGCTGCCCGATCCCATCGAATTGACCAAGGCGCTGATCGCCGCGCCAAGCATCACTCCGGCCACCGGCACGGTGTTCGATGTGCTGGAGGCGGCCCTGCTGCCGCTTGGATTTGCCGTGGAACGGTTCGTCAGCGGTCACGCACCCGATGGACCGGTGGAAAACCTGCTGGCCGTGCGCGGCACCGGCGGGCGGCATTTCGCCTTTGCCGGGCATCTGGACGTCGTGCCGCCGGGCCAGGGCTGGGCCAGCGATCCGTTCGAGCCGCAGGTGCGCGGCGACCTGTTGCATGGGCGGGGTGCAGTGGACATGAAGGGCGCAATCGCCGCCTTCGTCGCCGCCGCCGGACAGGTACCGGCCGATGCCGGCACGGTCAGCCTGATCATCACCGGGGACGAGGAAGGGCCGGCGGTTTTCGGCACGCGCGCACTGATCGACCGGATGGGCGAGCGCAGCCTGGCCCCCGACGCCATCCTGGTGGGCGAGCCGACCAGCGTCGCCCGGCTGGGCGACATGGTAAAGATCGGGCGGCGCGGCTCCGTCAATATCTGGATCGACGTGCCGGGGCGGCAGGGCCATGTCGCTTATCCGCATCTGGCCGACAATCCGATCCCGCGCCTGATCGCCGCACTGTCGGCAATCGACGCGATCGCGCTGGACGCCGGGACCGACTGGTTTCAGCCGTCGAATATCGAGGTGACGGACATCACCGTCGGCAACCCGGCCACCAATGTGATCCCGGCCGCGGCGTCGGCGCGCCTGTCGATCCGGTTCAACGATCTGCACACCGGCGACGGGCTGGGCGAGCGGATCCGGTCCGTCGTCCATGCCCATGCGCCAGAGGCGATCGTGCGGCCCGTCGTGTCGGGTGAGGCGTTCCTGACCCCGCCGGGCGCGCTGTCCACGCTGGTCGCCGATGTGATCGAGCGGCACCAGGGCATCCGGCCAGAACTGTCGACGACCGGCGGCACGTCCGATGCCCGGTTCCTGTCGCGGATCGCGCCGACCATCGAATTCGGATTGCTGAACGCCACCATGCACAAGCTGGACGAGGCTGTGGCGCTTCAGGATCTGACCGCGCTGACCGCGATCTACGCCGATATCACGCGCGAAGCGCTGGCCGCGGCATCCTGA
- a CDS encoding cupin domain-containing protein — MPKLDLDAMPQTNATGYPPPFDTAVEGRWYRRLAPVAGLTHIGASHVVLKPGAWSSQRHWHRGEDELVVMLAGEAVLIDDHGETVLRPGDIAAFPAGEENGHHLINRSDAHCVFIAIGAGDRTAGGSYSDIDMTFTADGYQRKDGTPYPDPRLR, encoded by the coding sequence ATGCCCAAGCTGGACCTTGATGCCATGCCGCAAACCAATGCGACCGGTTATCCGCCGCCATTCGATACTGCGGTCGAGGGGCGATGGTATCGCCGCCTGGCGCCCGTAGCGGGCCTGACCCATATCGGGGCCAGCCATGTCGTCCTGAAACCGGGGGCATGGTCGTCGCAGCGCCACTGGCATCGGGGGGAGGACGAGCTGGTCGTGATGCTGGCCGGCGAAGCGGTGCTGATCGACGATCACGGCGAAACCGTGCTGCGGCCCGGCGACATTGCCGCGTTTCCAGCGGGGGAGGAAAACGGGCATCACCTGATCAACCGCAGCGATGCCCATTGCGTGTTCATTGCCATCGGCGCGGGCGACCGGACGGCGGGCGGCAGTTATTCCGACATCGACATGACGTTCACGGCCGACGGCTATCAGCGGAAAGACGGCACGCCCTACCCAGACCCGCGCCTGCGATAG
- a CDS encoding glutathione S-transferase family protein, translating to MLKLYIGNKAYSSWSMRGWLACKLSGLPFEEVVVPLYDAEWDQRREGDEFAPSSGKVPILWDGDVVVWDSLAIVEYLNEKSGNGRFWPADPAARAMARSMAAEMHSGFSALRRKHSMNVRQVYPPQKPDDDVLQDIQRIMELWAQARARFGGDGEFLFGDFSAADAMFAPVVTRLVTYSLPVARFAPAYMHAVLTHPWMQDWIACAQAEDWVIEKFEGVVQG from the coding sequence ATGCTCAAGCTTTACATCGGCAACAAGGCCTATTCCTCCTGGTCCATGCGCGGCTGGCTTGCCTGCAAGCTGTCCGGCCTGCCGTTCGAGGAGGTCGTGGTGCCGCTGTACGACGCCGAATGGGACCAGCGGCGCGAAGGGGACGAGTTCGCGCCGTCGTCGGGCAAGGTGCCGATCCTGTGGGACGGCGATGTCGTCGTGTGGGACAGCCTGGCGATCGTCGAATATCTGAACGAGAAATCGGGCAATGGCCGGTTCTGGCCCGCCGATCCCGCCGCGCGCGCCATGGCGCGGTCGATGGCGGCGGAAATGCACTCCGGCTTTTCGGCGCTGCGCCGCAAGCACAGCATGAATGTCCGCCAGGTCTATCCCCCGCAAAAACCCGATGACGATGTGCTTCAGGATATTCAGCGCATCATGGAACTGTGGGCACAGGCCCGCGCCCGGTTCGGCGGCGATGGCGAATTTCTGTTCGGCGATTTCAGCGCGGCAGACGCGATGTTCGCGCCGGTGGTGACGCGGCTCGTCACCTATTCGCTGCCCGTCGCGCGCTTTGCCCCCGCCTATATGCACGCCGTCCTGACCCATCCGTGGATGCAGGATTGGATCGCCTGCGCCCAGGCCGAGGACTGGGTGATCGAAAAGTTCGAAGGCGTGGTTCAGGGCTGA
- the yihA gene encoding ribosome biogenesis GTP-binding protein YihA/YsxC, with protein sequence MTAEEEAARAAAIEKARRIFAGPITFLKSAPALEFLPDATVPEIAFAGRSNVGKSSLLNALTGRTSLARTSVTPGRTQELNYFDVGNPLFFRLVDMPGYGFAKAPKDMVRRWRYLVNDFLRGRPVLKRALVLIDSRHGIKDVDTEMLDMLDKAAVSYRIVLTKADKVKATDLAAVLARTEAEARKRPAAHPEIIPTSSEKGMGIPELRAAVIEAVTA encoded by the coding sequence ATGACGGCGGAGGAGGAAGCGGCGCGGGCAGCGGCGATCGAGAAAGCGCGGCGCATCTTTGCCGGGCCGATCACGTTCCTGAAATCGGCGCCCGCGCTTGAATTCCTGCCCGATGCAACGGTGCCGGAAATCGCCTTTGCCGGCCGGTCGAATGTCGGCAAATCGTCGCTGCTCAACGCGCTGACCGGTCGGACCTCGCTTGCCCGCACGTCGGTGACGCCGGGTCGGACGCAGGAGCTGAACTATTTCGACGTCGGCAATCCGCTGTTCTTCCGGCTGGTCGACATGCCCGGCTATGGCTTTGCCAAGGCGCCAAAGGACATGGTCCGCCGCTGGCGCTATCTGGTGAATGATTTCCTGCGCGGTCGCCCCGTGCTGAAACGCGCACTGGTGCTGATCGATTCGCGGCACGGCATCAAGGACGTGGATACCGAGATGCTGGACATGCTGGACAAGGCAGCGGTCAGCTATCGCATCGTGCTGACCAAGGCGGACAAGGTAAAGGCGACCGACCTGGCCGCCGTCCTTGCCCGCACCGAGGCGGAGGCAAGGAAGCGTCCCGCCGCGCATCCGGAAATCATCCCCACCTCGTCCGAAAAGGGCATGGGCATCCCTGAATTGCGCGCCGCGGTGATTGAGGCTGTGACCGCCTGA
- the yidC gene encoding membrane protein insertase YidC — MKQEQKNFLIFAVIAALILFAWEPIVRFVYPSAVTRPTEVIAGGERVAKPDPSADPAANTPGAIRDRNAVLAETPRVAIDTPTLKGSINLKGARIDDLVLTRYDQTVDKNSPPIRLFSPSGTEKAYFAGFGWRGTGLAAPDANTVWQASAPTLKPGQPVTLSARVGAQVYRIQLAVDDAYMFTATQTVGNAGGQPVQVVPFSYLSRAEKSADVDQWTAHVGAIAATTEQANYINYDAVTPTATRFETRGGYAGFTDHYWLTAVIPDPKVASELRLISAGERSFQVDTEPASAAQLAPGQQLTQTSRLFAGAKEVNILDRYEEQGGIPHFGRAIDWGWFEILEKPIFHFLHWIFTNVHNFGVAIILLTLTIRLLLFPIAQKQFASMAAMRAVQPKMKALQERYKDDKVQLQQKMMELYKTEKVNPLAGCLPTLIQIPILFALYKVLILAIEMRHQPFALWIKDLSAPDPLTPVNLFGLLDFTPPGFLAIGVIPILLGISMWAQFRLNPAPMDEVQKQVFAIMPWMLMFMMAPFAVGLQIYWITSNLLTIAQQQWLYSRHPALKQKPA, encoded by the coding sequence GTGAAACAAGAACAGAAGAATTTCCTGATCTTTGCCGTGATCGCGGCGCTGATCCTGTTTGCCTGGGAACCGATCGTCCGCTTCGTCTATCCCAGCGCCGTCACCCGGCCGACCGAGGTGATCGCGGGCGGCGAGCGCGTGGCCAAGCCCGACCCGTCTGCCGACCCTGCCGCGAACACGCCGGGCGCGATTCGCGATCGCAATGCCGTCCTTGCCGAAACGCCGCGCGTCGCCATCGACACGCCGACGCTGAAGGGGTCGATCAACCTGAAGGGCGCGCGGATCGACGACCTTGTGCTGACCCGCTATGATCAGACGGTCGACAAGAACAGCCCGCCCATCCGGCTGTTTTCGCCCTCCGGCACCGAAAAGGCGTATTTCGCCGGCTTTGGCTGGCGCGGCACCGGCCTTGCCGCCCCGGACGCGAACACCGTGTGGCAGGCGAGCGCGCCGACGCTGAAGCCGGGCCAGCCCGTGACGCTCAGCGCGCGCGTGGGCGCTCAGGTCTATCGCATCCAGCTGGCGGTCGACGATGCCTATATGTTCACCGCGACGCAGACGGTGGGCAATGCCGGCGGCCAGCCGGTTCAGGTCGTGCCGTTCAGCTATCTGAGCCGCGCCGAAAAATCCGCCGATGTCGATCAGTGGACGGCCCATGTCGGCGCCATCGCCGCGACCACCGAACAGGCGAACTACATCAATTACGATGCGGTGACGCCCACGGCGACGCGGTTCGAGACGCGCGGCGGCTATGCCGGGTTCACCGATCATTACTGGCTGACTGCCGTCATTCCCGATCCCAAGGTGGCATCGGAACTGCGCCTGATTTCGGCGGGCGAGCGGTCGTTCCAGGTGGATACCGAACCCGCCAGCGCAGCCCAGCTCGCCCCCGGCCAGCAGCTGACGCAGACCAGCCGGCTGTTCGCGGGTGCCAAGGAAGTGAACATCCTGGACCGGTACGAGGAACAGGGCGGGATCCCCCATTTCGGCCGCGCCATCGACTGGGGCTGGTTCGAAATCCTGGAAAAGCCGATCTTCCACTTCCTGCACTGGATTTTCACCAACGTGCATAATTTCGGCGTGGCGATCATCCTGCTGACGCTGACCATCCGCCTGCTGCTGTTCCCGATCGCGCAGAAACAGTTTGCCAGCATGGCGGCGATGCGCGCGGTGCAGCCCAAGATGAAGGCGCTGCAGGAACGGTACAAGGACGACAAGGTCCAGCTGCAGCAAAAGATGATGGAGCTGTACAAGACGGAAAAGGTCAATCCGCTGGCCGGATGCCTGCCGACCCTGATCCAGATTCCGATCCTGTTCGCGCTGTACAAGGTGCTGATCCTGGCGATCGAAATGCGGCACCAGCCGTTTGCGCTGTGGATCAAGGATCTGTCCGCGCCCGATCCGCTGACGCCGGTCAACCTGTTCGGCCTGCTCGATTTCACGCCGCCCGGCTTCCTGGCCATCGGCGTTATTCCGATCCTGCTCGGCATTTCGATGTGGGCGCAGTTCCGCCTGAACCCCGCGCCGATGGACGAGGTGCAGAAACAGGTGTTCGCGATCATGCCGTGGATGCTGATGTTCATGATGGCGCCGTTCGCCGTGGGGCTTCAGATCTACTGGATCACGTCGAACCTGCTGACCATCGCCCAGCAGCAATGGCTGTATTCCCGGCATCCGGCGCTCAAGCAGAAACCGGCATGA
- the yidD gene encoding membrane protein insertion efficiency factor YidD — MPAQALMGLARLWQLGPSLILPPSCRYSPSCSAYAIEALARYGALKGGWLAMRRIARCHPWGGHGHDPVP; from the coding sequence CTGCCCGCACAGGCACTGATGGGGCTGGCCCGGCTGTGGCAGCTTGGCCCGTCGCTCATCCTGCCACCCAGCTGTCGCTATTCGCCCTCCTGTTCGGCCTATGCAATCGAGGCGCTTGCCCGCTATGGGGCGCTAAAGGGTGGATGGCTGGCAATGCGGCGTATTGCGCGATGCCATCCATGGGGCGGCCATGGCCATGATCCGGTGCCATAA
- the rnpA gene encoding ribonuclease P protein component, translated as MTVLTRRADFLAANQGRRAPTRGFLLLVRDRGDGDPGMRIGYTVSKKVGNAVVRNRMKRRFRALAREVLATHGIAGADHVLIGRHSGIEHPYADLVADLKKALARARPGPPAA; from the coding sequence CTGACCGTCCTTACGCGGCGGGCGGATTTCCTCGCCGCGAATCAGGGCAGGCGCGCACCGACGCGGGGGTTCCTCCTGCTGGTGCGCGACCGGGGTGATGGCGATCCGGGCATGCGGATCGGCTATACCGTATCGAAGAAAGTGGGAAACGCCGTCGTGCGCAATCGCATGAAGCGGCGTTTTCGCGCATTGGCGCGCGAGGTGCTGGCAACGCACGGCATCGCCGGTGCCGACCACGTCCTGATCGGCCGCCATTCGGGGATCGAACATCCCTATGCCGATCTGGTCGCCGACCTGAAAAAGGCGCTGGCCCGCGCCCGGCCCGGGCCGCCCGCTGCGTGA
- the rpmH gene encoding 50S ribosomal protein L34 encodes MKRTFQPSNLVRARRHGFRARMATPGGRNVIRARRARGRNKLSA; translated from the coding sequence ATGAAGCGGACTTTTCAGCCGAGCAATCTGGTGCGGGCGCGCCGTCACGGTTTCCGGGCACGCATGGCGACTCCGGGCGGCCGCAACGTGATCCGTGCGCGCCGCGCGCGCGGCCGCAACAAGCTGTCGGCCTGA
- a CDS encoding YifB family Mg chelatase-like AAA ATPase: protein MVAIVSTVAYLGLEARSVEVQVSLAPGLPNFVVVGLADKAVAESRERVRAAIAAIGLSLPPKRITVNLSPADLPKEGSHYDLPIAMALLAAMGVADAETLGDYVIVGELGLDGRVAPSPGVLLAALHAAAEGKALICPAAQGAEAAWAGSAGVVPAVDLLGLLNHLNGLQLLSPPEPGMAVAQGGGPDLNQVKGQETAKRALEIAAAGGHNLLMVGPPGAGKSLMAACLPGILPPLDSGEALEVSMVASVAGTLEGGRMTRVRPFRSPHHSASMAALVGGGLKARPGEVSMAHLGVLFLDELPEFQRAVLDSLRQPLETGTVSIARANAHLTYPARVQLVAAMNPCRCGHLGDPALACSRAPRCAADYQAKVSGPLLDRIDLHVEVQPVTAADLILPPPVEGSAEVGARVAAARAIQQRRYADNPARTNAEADGDILTDHAKPDDAGRDLLAKAAAAMRLSARGYTRVLRVARTIADLAGSETVGRVHVAEALSYRRQAPRA from the coding sequence TTGGTCGCGATCGTATCGACAGTGGCCTATCTGGGGCTGGAGGCGCGCAGCGTCGAGGTTCAGGTATCGCTGGCCCCCGGCCTGCCCAATTTCGTCGTCGTTGGCCTGGCGGACAAGGCGGTGGCCGAAAGCCGCGAACGGGTGCGCGCCGCGATCGCCGCCATCGGCCTGTCGCTGCCGCCCAAGCGCATCACCGTCAATCTGTCGCCCGCCGACCTGCCCAAGGAAGGATCGCATTACGACCTGCCCATCGCCATGGCGCTGCTCGCCGCGATGGGCGTGGCGGATGCCGAGACGCTGGGCGATTATGTGATCGTCGGCGAGCTGGGGCTGGACGGACGGGTGGCCCCGTCGCCCGGCGTGCTGCTGGCCGCGCTTCATGCCGCGGCGGAGGGCAAGGCGCTGATCTGTCCGGCGGCGCAGGGTGCAGAGGCCGCCTGGGCCGGATCGGCCGGCGTCGTTCCGGCGGTCGACCTGCTCGGCCTGCTCAACCATCTGAACGGCCTGCAGCTGTTGTCGCCGCCGGAACCGGGCATGGCGGTTGCGCAGGGCGGGGGGCCGGACCTTAATCAGGTCAAGGGGCAGGAAACGGCCAAGCGCGCGCTGGAGATCGCGGCGGCGGGCGGACACAATCTGTTGATGGTCGGGCCGCCTGGTGCGGGCAAATCGCTGATGGCGGCGTGCCTGCCCGGCATCCTGCCGCCGCTCGATTCGGGCGAGGCGCTGGAGGTTTCCATGGTCGCCAGCGTCGCGGGTACGCTGGAGGGCGGGCGGATGACGCGGGTGCGCCCCTTCCGCAGCCCGCATCACAGCGCGTCAATGGCGGCGCTGGTCGGCGGCGGGCTGAAGGCGCGGCCGGGGGAAGTCAGCATGGCGCATCTGGGCGTCCTGTTCCTTGACGAACTGCCGGAGTTTCAGCGAGCGGTCCTCGATTCGCTGCGCCAGCCGCTGGAAACCGGCACGGTCAGCATCGCGCGGGCCAATGCGCACCTGACCTATCCTGCGCGGGTGCAGCTGGTGGCGGCGATGAACCCGTGCCGTTGCGGCCATCTGGGCGATCCGGCGCTGGCGTGCAGCCGCGCGCCGCGCTGCGCCGCTGATTATCAGGCCAAGGTATCCGGTCCGCTGCTTGACCGGATCGACCTGCATGTCGAGGTGCAGCCGGTGACTGCCGCCGACCTGATCCTGCCGCCGCCGGTCGAGGGGTCGGCAGAGGTCGGTGCCCGCGTCGCGGCGGCACGCGCCATCCAGCAGCGGCGTTATGCGGACAATCCCGCGCGCACCAATGCGGAGGCGGATGGCGATATCCTGACCGATCATGCAAAGCCCGACGATGCGGGCCGCGACCTGCTGGCCAAGGCGGCGGCAGCGATGCGCCTGTCCGCGCGCGGCTATACCCGCGTCCTGCGCGTGGCCCGCACCATTGCCGATCTGGCCGGATCGGAAACGGTCGGCCGGGTCCATGTGGCCGAGGCGCTGAGTTACCGGCGACAGGCACCGCGTGCCTGA
- a CDS encoding DUF805 domain-containing protein, producing MEWMLMPLKRYADFQGRSRRKEYWMFFLGYLIVTILLAVFGGIFGSTGDGASGLFLILFGIFVLAIFIPALAVQVRRFHDQDRSGWFVLLNFIPYVGGLIVLVFMVLEGTRGPNRFGPDPKDPYAVDDVADTFG from the coding sequence ATGGAATGGATGCTGATGCCGCTGAAGCGATACGCGGATTTTCAGGGACGATCGCGCCGCAAGGAATATTGGATGTTCTTTCTCGGCTATCTGATCGTCACGATCCTGCTCGCCGTATTTGGCGGCATCTTCGGATCGACGGGCGATGGCGCGTCAGGGCTGTTCCTGATCCTGTTCGGGATTTTCGTGCTGGCGATCTTCATCCCGGCCCTCGCCGTGCAGGTTCGCCGGTTTCATGATCAGGACAGGAGCGGATGGTTCGTCCTGTTGAACTTCATCCCCTATGTCGGCGGTCTGATCGTCCTTGTCTTCATGGTGCTGGAAGGAACGCGGGGGCCGAACCGGTTCGGGCCGGATCCCAAGGATCCTTATGCCGTGGACGACGTCGCAGACACCTTTGGCTGA
- a CDS encoding DUF6538 domain-containing protein has translation MCTYLDQVGSTYYFRRVVPLELRPFIRTSTGAPRAEWKRSLKTKDRDEAKRLIPRHTLDTQAEIDAAEQARRVAANSPDDDARRRVAERLEEQAKVWTAALVERSEADAQTASEDIARREAEYERRAPIRERFERAFRKSTLERSDEESAVLDIIRDLRLDFTIERERETMRALTRAEARRGIASPPVETASLKPASPATGVPLLASFDSYAAEQGMKPGTRYEWRRSLAALVDFLGHDDAARITVDDLDRWVAALLAETTKRGQPRSPRTVRNNYVSPLRASLNWLIEKRKLTENVAAQITIRVPRKAMLRERDFTPAEAKAILSATLKRPARSVAAKTLLARRWIPWLCAYTGARVNEISQLRGQDVTQIDGIWTIRITPEAGTVKANAARIVPLHPHLIEQGFPAVAQAAGDAPIFYDPSRTRRPGIGNRHFKKVGERLRDWVRDEIGITDSGLQPNHAWRHTFKTMTRAADIPERVADAIQGHAPRSVGQSYGSVPLQTLADAIGKIPRFELEDRD, from the coding sequence ATGTGCACATACCTCGATCAGGTCGGATCAACCTATTATTTCCGGCGTGTCGTTCCGTTGGAACTGCGACCGTTCATCCGCACAAGCACTGGCGCTCCGCGCGCGGAATGGAAGCGGTCGCTCAAGACTAAAGACCGCGACGAAGCGAAGCGGCTTATCCCGCGCCATACGCTGGATACCCAGGCCGAGATTGACGCGGCAGAGCAGGCACGCCGGGTAGCGGCAAACAGCCCGGATGATGACGCCCGTAGGCGTGTCGCAGAGCGCCTGGAGGAGCAAGCCAAGGTATGGACAGCCGCACTGGTGGAACGCTCTGAGGCTGACGCGCAGACAGCATCCGAGGACATCGCTCGCCGCGAAGCAGAATATGAGCGCCGAGCGCCGATCCGCGAACGGTTTGAACGGGCATTTCGTAAATCAACGCTGGAGCGATCTGACGAGGAGAGTGCCGTTCTGGATATAATCCGGGATTTGCGGCTGGATTTCACGATAGAGCGTGAGCGAGAGACAATGCGTGCCCTTACTCGTGCGGAGGCGCGACGTGGGATTGCTTCGCCACCAGTCGAGACGGCCTCCCTTAAACCGGCCTCGCCCGCTACAGGGGTGCCCCTCCTGGCCTCGTTTGACAGCTATGCCGCCGAGCAGGGAATGAAGCCGGGGACACGATATGAATGGCGTCGAAGCCTCGCTGCGCTAGTCGATTTCCTAGGGCATGATGACGCGGCACGGATTACCGTTGATGACCTAGACCGCTGGGTCGCCGCCCTGCTTGCAGAAACGACCAAAAGGGGTCAGCCCCGCAGCCCCAGGACAGTTAGGAACAATTATGTTTCACCGCTGCGCGCCTCCCTGAATTGGCTGATTGAGAAACGGAAGCTGACAGAAAATGTCGCCGCGCAAATAACTATCCGTGTGCCTCGGAAGGCAATGCTTCGAGAGCGCGATTTCACCCCCGCAGAGGCCAAGGCAATTCTGTCTGCCACGTTAAAGCGGCCTGCTAGGAGCGTCGCGGCCAAGACGTTACTGGCACGCCGGTGGATACCTTGGCTTTGCGCCTATACGGGTGCGCGAGTGAACGAGATTTCGCAGTTACGCGGCCAAGACGTGACACAGATTGACGGCATCTGGACAATTCGGATCACGCCCGAGGCAGGCACAGTAAAGGCTAATGCCGCGCGTATCGTCCCGCTGCATCCGCACTTGATCGAGCAAGGCTTTCCCGCCGTTGCCCAAGCGGCAGGGGACGCTCCAATCTTCTACGATCCGAGCCGCACCCGCCGACCTGGCATAGGCAACCGGCATTTCAAAAAGGTAGGAGAACGCTTGCGGGATTGGGTCCGTGATGAAATCGGCATCACAGACAGCGGCCTGCAACCGAACCATGCTTGGCGGCATACGTTCAAAACGATGACGCGCGCCGCTGACATCCCTGAGCGGGTTGCAGATGCTATTCAGGGACACGCACCGCGCAGCGTGGGGCAGAGCTATGGCAGCGTCCCGCTGCAAACGCTGGCTGATGCGATCGGCAAAATTCCGCGATTTGAGTTGGAGGACCGGGATTAA
- a CDS encoding recombinase family protein, whose protein sequence is MSRVAYYRVSTDAQSIEAQRQALGGSFDREFTDEGISGATLAADRPGFAKLLDYIRDGDTLFVYALDRLGRDALDVQATVRKLLDRGVTLDVRGLGPIGRGVGELIVAVLAQMADMERQRIKERCDSGRAAAKASLAATGMTHRGKAGLGRPFAADAKTVAEWRKANGASIAQTMAHFGISKATVSRYCSA, encoded by the coding sequence ATGAGCCGTGTTGCCTATTACCGGGTATCAACTGACGCCCAGAGCATTGAAGCCCAGCGCCAAGCCCTTGGAGGCAGCTTTGACAGGGAGTTTACTGACGAAGGCATAAGCGGGGCGACGCTTGCCGCTGACCGGCCCGGCTTTGCTAAGCTGCTGGATTACATCCGGGATGGCGATACGCTGTTCGTCTATGCCTTGGACCGGCTAGGCCGTGATGCTCTGGACGTGCAGGCAACGGTGCGGAAGCTCCTGGATCGCGGCGTTACACTGGATGTACGCGGGCTGGGGCCAATCGGTCGCGGCGTGGGAGAGCTGATCGTCGCTGTGTTGGCACAGATGGCTGATATGGAACGCCAGCGGATCAAGGAACGCTGTGACAGCGGCCGGGCAGCCGCTAAGGCATCGCTGGCAGCCACAGGCATGACGCACCGGGGAAAGGCCGGGCTTGGCCGTCCTTTCGCAGCCGATGCTAAGACGGTTGCCGAATGGCGAAAGGCGAACGGGGCCAGCATCGCACAGACCATGGCGCATTTCGGCATCTCGAAAGCCACCGTATCCCGGTATTGCTCAGCGTGA
- a CDS encoding SPOR domain-containing protein, with protein sequence MNAKFLMAATLLTAGIGSPALADVKAGLEAWARGDYAAAVGEWRADAERGDADAQFNLGQAYRLGRGVPQDLVQAEEWYRRAALQNHVQASDFYGLALFQNGKKRDAVRWLEASAARGEPRAQYVLGTLYFNGDVTTRDHARAFALLTRASAQGITQATQTLEQIDRYIALPDRQRGAQLASDYERQAAAAPATTAAVPIIAGRAPTPDAPVTATANPADLPSDPRFQPKPMVVDRPAPATPPAPKPVRVAAPAIRDGGWRVQLGAFGDPGNARRLWTQVQGRFPGRQPSFVRVGKLTRLIVGPFASQADAKSGCARVSPCVPVPK encoded by the coding sequence ATGAACGCGAAGTTTTTGATGGCAGCCACGCTGCTGACGGCGGGAATCGGCAGTCCCGCGCTTGCTGACGTCAAGGCGGGGCTGGAGGCGTGGGCACGCGGCGATTATGCCGCCGCTGTCGGCGAATGGCGGGCCGATGCCGAACGCGGCGATGCCGATGCACAGTTCAATCTGGGTCAGGCCTATCGCCTGGGCCGGGGCGTCCCGCAGGACCTGGTTCAGGCGGAGGAATGGTATCGCCGCGCCGCGCTTCAGAACCATGTGCAGGCAAGCGACTTTTACGGACTGGCGCTATTTCAGAACGGCAAGAAGCGCGATGCCGTCCGCTGGCTAGAGGCGTCGGCCGCCCGGGGCGAGCCGCGCGCGCAATATGTCCTGGGCACGCTGTACTTCAACGGCGACGTGACGACGCGCGATCATGCCCGCGCCTTTGCCCTGCTCACCCGCGCCTCGGCGCAGGGGATCACGCAGGCGACCCAGACCCTTGAACAGATCGACCGCTATATCGCGCTGCCCGACCGGCAACGCGGCGCCCAGCTGGCCAGCGACTATGAACGGCAGGCAGCAGCAGCGCCCGCAACGACAGCCGCCGTGCCGATCATCGCCGGCCGCGCACCCACGCCCGATGCGCCGGTGACAGCGACGGCCAATCCCGCGGACCTGCCGTCCGATCCGCGCTTTCAGCCAAAGCCGATGGTGGTCGACCGCCCCGCCCCCGCAACCCCGCCCGCGCCAAAGCCCGTAAGGGTGGCGGCGCCTGCGATCCGCGACGGCGGCTGGCGGGTTCAGCTTGGCGCATTCGGCGATCCGGGCAATGCACGGCGACTATGGACACAGGTTCAGGGCCGCTTTCCGGGCCGCCAGCCAAGTTTCGTCCGCGTAGGCAAGCTGACCCGGCTGATCGTCGGCCCCTTTGCCAGTCAGGCGGACGCAAAATCAGGATGCGCCCGCGTCAGCCCCTGCGTCCCCGTTCCGAAATAG